Proteins encoded within one genomic window of Geotalea daltonii FRC-32:
- a CDS encoding ribonuclease Z, protein MTPQFHPFLINDPFDDPGLYIDFLFERRAILFDLGDLSNLSARKLLRVSHIFVSHTHVDHFIGFDQLVRTCLGRDKRIRLYGPSGFVEQIEHRLAGYTWNLVENYPTDFTVVAVEVDGDGSALSAEFHCREGFHRSAGRSFMVDYGLLLDEENFSIHCACLDHRTTSLAFCLEEKQHVNVMKNRLENLGLEVGPWLADLKRAVLQEKPDDTIIRASWKKAGGYEEREMKLGDLKGQVLQVVPGQKIAYVTDVVFSPANAGKIVTLAHDADYLFIESTFLNEEADRARVKCHLTAAQAGSLARQAGVTRVTPFHFSAKYNGEGYRLERELTEAFVGGAAASIRLQK, encoded by the coding sequence ATGACCCCTCAGTTTCATCCATTCCTCATTAATGACCCATTTGATGATCCGGGACTTTACATTGATTTTCTCTTCGAGCGGCGAGCGATTCTCTTCGACCTTGGCGACCTGTCAAACCTCTCGGCGCGAAAGCTTCTGCGGGTAAGCCACATCTTTGTGTCCCACACCCATGTGGATCATTTTATCGGCTTTGATCAGCTGGTCCGCACCTGTCTGGGGCGCGACAAAAGAATCCGCCTTTATGGCCCCTCCGGCTTTGTCGAGCAGATTGAACATCGGCTGGCCGGATATACCTGGAACCTGGTAGAGAATTATCCAACTGATTTCACCGTTGTTGCCGTTGAAGTGGATGGGGACGGTTCTGCGCTCTCTGCCGAATTCCATTGCCGTGAAGGTTTCCACAGGAGCGCCGGCCGCTCATTTATGGTTGACTATGGGCTGTTGCTGGATGAGGAGAATTTCTCGATCCATTGTGCCTGCCTCGATCACAGGACCACCAGCCTCGCCTTCTGTCTTGAGGAAAAGCAGCACGTAAACGTAATGAAAAATCGCCTGGAAAATCTTGGCCTTGAAGTGGGGCCGTGGCTGGCCGACTTGAAACGGGCGGTCCTGCAGGAAAAGCCGGATGATACGATCATTCGGGCATCGTGGAAGAAGGCAGGAGGCTACGAGGAGCGTGAGATGAAGCTGGGCGACCTGAAGGGCCAGGTATTGCAGGTGGTGCCGGGACAGAAGATTGCCTATGTGACAGACGTGGTCTTTTCCCCCGCCAATGCAGGGAAAATAGTCACTCTTGCCCATGATGCCGATTATCTTTTTATTGAATCCACTTTCTTGAATGAGGAAGCTGACCGGGCCAGGGTAAAATGCCACCTGACTGCAGCCCAGGCCGGTTCCCTGGCCCGCCAGGCGGGCGTGACAAGGGTGACCCCGTTTCATTTCTCCGCCAAGTACAACGGCGAAGGTTACCGTCTTGAACGAGAATTGACAGAAGCCTTTGTCGGAGGGGCTGCAGCATCAATCCGACTACAGAAGTAG
- the xrtK gene encoding exosortase K gives MKQNPIKRIFDMVAASIGLVVFLPVFFVVTLLILLEDGGPVLFVQERLGKEMRMFRIYKFRSMREGRVTRVGGWIRATGLDELLQFFNVLGGSMSMVGPRPMTMEDVTRLDWQDPALGRWRCKPGMTGLAQLFAGKGRSVSRFFDDRYAGSYSLFLDSRIVFLSFMVNCFGKGPVKRVLSCWRNWQRNRRRRTDKGVTRKNLPLYGLGMIVILSLKGFYSTAGVDDLVWVLQPLAFLVELITGIQFQYDPAVGFVSLASRVVIAPACAGVNFFIICFATIFFTLVSRLDNPMKKWAWLVISIISAYLVTLLGNSFRIMISIYLYRADIYGEWATPERVHRLAGMLIYVPILVITYLAAERMVGRLCRKKSSAAETAIASEIQSVSNVVFAPFAWYLAISVFMPLLNGSLHRYGPRYLEHSVFVLVATLCIFLGWLVLNLLKKKIDIIRETKEKRAS, from the coding sequence ATGAAACAGAATCCCATAAAACGCATCTTTGACATGGTCGCTGCATCCATTGGCCTGGTTGTCTTTCTCCCTGTCTTTTTCGTTGTTACCCTGCTGATTCTTCTCGAAGATGGAGGACCGGTTCTTTTTGTGCAGGAGAGGCTTGGAAAAGAAATGCGCATGTTTCGCATCTACAAGTTTCGAAGCATGCGGGAAGGACGGGTGACGAGGGTCGGGGGATGGATCCGGGCAACAGGGCTTGACGAACTGTTGCAGTTTTTCAATGTCCTCGGGGGCTCCATGTCCATGGTCGGGCCTCGTCCGATGACTATGGAGGATGTGACGCGCCTTGACTGGCAGGATCCCGCCTTGGGCCGCTGGCGGTGCAAACCCGGCATGACGGGGCTGGCGCAACTCTTTGCCGGCAAAGGGCGAAGCGTCAGCAGATTTTTTGACGACAGGTATGCAGGCTCCTACAGCCTCTTCCTCGACAGCCGGATCGTTTTTCTCTCCTTTATGGTCAACTGTTTCGGCAAGGGGCCAGTGAAGCGGGTACTGTCGTGTTGGCGGAACTGGCAAAGAAACAGACGGCGGCGGACGGACAAAGGGGTAACGAGGAAGAACCTCCCTTTGTATGGGTTGGGCATGATAGTGATTTTGTCCCTCAAGGGCTTTTACAGCACAGCAGGAGTAGACGATCTGGTCTGGGTTCTGCAACCCCTTGCCTTTTTGGTGGAGCTCATCACCGGCATCCAGTTCCAGTACGATCCTGCCGTCGGTTTTGTCAGCCTTGCCAGCCGCGTCGTCATTGCCCCGGCCTGTGCGGGAGTTAATTTTTTCATTATCTGTTTTGCCACCATCTTCTTTACCCTCGTTTCCCGATTGGACAACCCAATGAAGAAATGGGCCTGGCTTGTCATCAGCATTATTTCGGCCTATCTGGTGACACTCTTGGGCAACAGTTTCAGGATTATGATCTCCATCTATTTGTACCGGGCAGACATCTATGGCGAATGGGCCACACCGGAACGGGTCCACAGGCTGGCGGGGATGCTGATATATGTGCCGATCCTGGTAATCACCTATCTGGCGGCGGAACGGATGGTCGGCCGCCTTTGCCGTAAAAAATCTTCCGCTGCCGAGACCGCGATAGCCTCAGAAATTCAGTCCGTTTCCAATGTCGTATTTGCTCCCTTCGCCTGGTACCTTGCAATCTCCGTCTTCATGCCCCTGCTGAACGGCTCCCTCCACCGATATGGGCCGCGGTATCTGGAACACTCGGTTTTCGTGCTGGTTGCAACCCTCTGTATTTTTCTGGGCTGGCTTGTCCTCAACCTGCTGAAGAAAAAGATTGACATAATCAGGGAAACAAAAGAGAAAAGAGCAAGCTGA
- a CDS encoding VIT and vWA domain-containing protein, translated as MKTKLLALVCLISSLIPQMPAHASSENGGDKTLSPYFFIEHGDPAVDRLPLKNTDVKVTINGVIADVTVTQKYVNNGTRPINARYCFPASTRASVHGMKMTVGKRVVTARIKEKEAAKAEFVKAKAEGKSASLLEEQRPNVFSMSLANIMPRDEVQIELHYAELLVPTDGTYEFVYPTVVGPRYSNQKEADAPERDKWVKSPYLKEGKTPATAFNINVFLSTSIPIQEVVSPSHKVDLSWLDKSMVTAALVKSGGFAANRDFILKYRLAGKEIQSGLMLYQGEKENFFLLMVQPPEKVQAAEILPREYIFVLDVSGSMHGFPLDTAKTLIRDLIGNLRPTDTFNLVLFAGGSQVMDPSSIPATSENITKAIRLIDSQQGGGGTELAAALNKALSLPREKGKARTAVIITDGFISAERESFKLISENLDTTNVFSFGIGSSINRYLVDGIAQAGQGESFVVTKPEEAKEASDRFRKYVASPLLTGVHVKFKEFEAYNVEPATIPDLFAQRPLVLYGKWRGKPIGEIELTGKTAAGKYTRTFYVKETKPLSDHAPLKYLWARSRIARLSNYNVQGENSDTRREVTNLGLDYNLLTPYTSFIAVLEEVRNKEGAADNVDQPLPLPAGVSNLAVGCTSVPEPGLTVLFIVVAAALLGLERYRRQGKVIK; from the coding sequence ATGAAGACGAAGTTGCTTGCCCTAGTTTGTTTAATCAGTTCACTTATCCCGCAGATGCCTGCCCATGCCTCCAGTGAAAACGGGGGCGATAAAACCCTTTCCCCCTACTTCTTCATCGAGCATGGTGACCCTGCCGTTGACCGGCTTCCGTTGAAGAATACCGACGTCAAGGTCACCATCAACGGCGTCATCGCCGATGTCACCGTTACGCAGAAGTATGTCAACAACGGCACTCGGCCCATTAACGCCCGATACTGTTTCCCCGCCTCAACTAGGGCTTCCGTTCATGGCATGAAGATGACGGTTGGCAAACGTGTCGTTACAGCCCGAATCAAGGAGAAAGAGGCCGCCAAAGCCGAATTCGTCAAGGCCAAGGCCGAAGGAAAGAGCGCCTCGCTCCTGGAGGAGCAACGGCCGAATGTTTTCTCCATGAGCCTCGCAAACATCATGCCCCGGGATGAGGTGCAGATCGAGCTACACTATGCCGAGCTCCTGGTGCCGACGGATGGAACCTATGAATTCGTCTACCCTACCGTTGTCGGACCCAGGTATTCCAATCAGAAAGAGGCGGACGCTCCAGAGCGCGACAAATGGGTAAAATCACCCTATCTCAAGGAGGGGAAAACTCCGGCTACTGCTTTTAACATCAATGTCTTTCTCTCCACCTCGATACCGATCCAGGAAGTGGTCAGTCCTTCCCACAAGGTGGATCTGTCATGGTTGGACAAATCTATGGTCACTGCGGCTCTTGTGAAATCGGGAGGGTTTGCGGCCAATCGGGACTTCATCCTCAAATACCGCCTTGCCGGCAAGGAGATTCAGAGCGGGCTCATGCTTTATCAAGGGGAGAAGGAGAACTTCTTTCTTCTTATGGTCCAGCCTCCGGAAAAGGTGCAGGCGGCTGAGATCCTGCCTCGGGAATACATCTTTGTCCTGGATGTTTCCGGTTCCATGCACGGCTTTCCCCTCGATACGGCGAAGACTCTGATCCGGGACCTGATCGGCAACCTCCGTCCCACTGACACGTTCAACCTGGTCCTTTTTGCCGGCGGCTCACAGGTCATGGATCCTTCGTCCATTCCTGCAACCAGTGAAAATATCACGAAAGCGATCAGACTCATCGATTCCCAGCAGGGAGGAGGCGGAACTGAGCTAGCTGCCGCCCTGAATAAAGCCCTGTCCCTGCCGCGGGAAAAGGGTAAAGCCCGTACGGCGGTTATCATCACCGACGGCTTTATCAGTGCGGAACGGGAGAGTTTCAAGCTGATTTCCGAAAATCTGGATACCACCAATGTCTTCTCCTTCGGTATCGGGTCGAGCATCAATCGCTACCTGGTGGACGGTATTGCCCAGGCGGGCCAAGGGGAGTCCTTCGTGGTAACGAAGCCGGAAGAGGCGAAGGAAGCCTCGGATCGCTTCCGCAAGTATGTGGCGTCCCCCCTGTTGACCGGCGTTCATGTCAAATTCAAAGAATTTGAGGCCTACAATGTGGAACCGGCGACCATTCCCGATCTCTTTGCCCAGCGCCCCCTGGTTTTGTACGGCAAGTGGCGCGGCAAACCGATCGGCGAAATTGAGCTTACCGGTAAAACCGCAGCAGGCAAATATACCCGAACTTTTTACGTCAAAGAAACCAAACCCCTTTCAGACCATGCCCCCCTGAAATACCTCTGGGCCCGTTCTCGTATCGCAAGACTGTCGAATTACAATGTCCAGGGGGAAAATTCTGACACCAGGAGAGAGGTAACGAATCTCGGGCTCGACTACAACCTGCTCACTCCGTATACATCATTCATTGCCGTTCTTGAAGAGGTTCGAAACAAAGAAGGCGCAGCGGATAATGTGGACCAGCCATTGCCACTTCCCGCAGGTGTTTCCAATCTGGCCGTGGGATGCACCTCCGTGCCGGAACCCGGCCTCACGGTGCTGTTCATTGTCGTGGCTGCCGCGCTCCTCGGGCTTGAACGATACCGGCGACAGGGAAAGGTGATCAAGTAA
- the creB gene encoding two-component system response regulator CreB, which produces MKPRIMIVEDEPGIVDAIQYALETEGFETLCFPSGTQVVSSLADHAVDLIILDVGLPDMSGFELCKQIRQLRSVPIIFLTARADEIDRIVGLEIGADDYITKPFSPREVSARVKAVLRRTGTGNKPSPCTGTFAVNESKRQISYLGRVLDLSRYEFDILKTFIRRPGHVFSRDQLMQIVWEHPDCSLDRTIDAHIKNIRAKLRTIEPGKDPIVTYRGTGYALREDL; this is translated from the coding sequence ATGAAGCCGCGAATAATGATCGTCGAGGACGAACCTGGAATTGTCGACGCTATTCAATATGCCCTTGAAACAGAGGGATTCGAGACGCTCTGTTTTCCATCAGGGACACAGGTTGTTTCTTCGCTGGCGGATCATGCTGTCGATCTCATCATTCTCGATGTCGGCCTGCCGGACATGAGCGGATTCGAACTGTGCAAACAGATACGGCAACTTCGTTCCGTCCCAATCATTTTTCTTACCGCCCGCGCCGATGAGATCGACCGGATTGTTGGCCTGGAGATCGGCGCCGACGATTACATTACCAAACCTTTCAGCCCCAGGGAGGTGTCGGCCAGGGTCAAGGCTGTGTTGAGAAGGACCGGCACAGGCAACAAGCCTTCTCCATGTACCGGGACATTCGCAGTGAATGAGTCGAAACGCCAGATTTCCTATCTTGGCAGGGTCTTGGATCTCTCCCGCTATGAGTTCGACATCCTCAAGACCTTCATCCGACGGCCCGGTCATGTTTTTTCCCGGGATCAGCTTATGCAGATCGTCTGGGAGCATCCTGACTGCAGTCTTGACCGGACCATTGACGCCCATATAAAAAACATCAGAGCGAAACTGAGAACAATTGAGCCAGGCAAAGACCCTATTGTAACCTATCGGGGAACAGGGTATGCCCTGAGGGAAGACCTATGA
- a CDS encoding B12-binding domain-containing radical SAM protein: MKVKMILPALIEAKSPFWRPIKYSLFPPLGLATLAAFLSPDDEVELVDEHVEELDTSDHPDLVVIQAYVTSARRSYMIADHYRSKGVFVAMGGLHVTSLPEEAKLHADAIFLGPGEDTFPAFLADFRRREPRLVYFSPNRSLMGVPPPRRDLIKWELYLVPNSLVVSRGCPHHCNFCYKDSFFQGGASFYTQRVDAALAEIESLPGRHLYFLDDHLLGDRHFAANLFDGMRGMNRLFQGAATVDSILEGDLIERAVEAGLRSIFIGFESIDPRNLQASNKRQNLGRDYDRVIRRLDDLGVFINGSFVFGLDSDGPDIFRRTASWAIERGITTATFHILTPYPGTALFRTLDGDGRIQSSDWDLYDTRHVVYQPKGMTADQLKAGYDLAYREFYRWGSILKASSAHSLFPNRVRHLMYAGGWKRFEPLWNAMIKFKGLISMRGVLESVLLTAQREEQEVGIRPGLKETEVTPAS; the protein is encoded by the coding sequence ATGAAAGTGAAAATGATTTTGCCCGCCTTGATAGAGGCAAAAAGTCCATTCTGGCGTCCCATAAAGTATTCATTGTTTCCACCCCTTGGACTTGCAACCCTTGCCGCTTTTCTGTCGCCGGACGATGAAGTTGAGCTTGTCGATGAACATGTGGAAGAACTTGATACCAGCGATCATCCCGATTTGGTGGTGATTCAAGCCTATGTTACAAGCGCCCGCCGCTCATACATGATTGCCGATCATTACCGGTCAAAGGGCGTTTTCGTGGCTATGGGAGGTCTGCATGTAACTTCTTTGCCTGAAGAGGCAAAACTTCATGCCGACGCCATTTTTCTCGGGCCTGGTGAAGATACGTTTCCCGCTTTCCTTGCAGATTTCCGGCGGAGAGAACCAAGACTTGTTTATTTTTCTCCGAACCGTTCCCTCATGGGTGTGCCACCCCCACGCCGCGATCTGATCAAGTGGGAACTATATCTGGTGCCTAACTCCCTGGTCGTCTCCCGCGGCTGTCCCCATCACTGCAATTTCTGCTATAAGGATAGTTTTTTTCAGGGTGGCGCCTCTTTCTATACCCAACGCGTCGATGCAGCGCTCGCTGAAATTGAGAGCCTCCCGGGACGTCATCTCTATTTTCTGGACGATCATCTGCTGGGGGACCGGCACTTCGCCGCAAATCTGTTCGATGGCATGCGCGGCATGAATAGACTCTTTCAGGGGGCGGCGACGGTCGATTCCATCCTTGAAGGCGACCTGATCGAAAGAGCCGTGGAGGCAGGACTTCGAAGTATTTTTATTGGTTTCGAATCCATCGATCCCCGGAATCTCCAGGCGAGCAACAAACGACAGAACCTGGGACGGGACTACGATCGAGTGATCCGCCGCCTGGATGACCTGGGTGTTTTCATCAACGGCAGCTTCGTCTTCGGCCTGGACAGCGACGGCCCGGATATATTCAGGCGTACCGCATCCTGGGCCATTGAGCGGGGTATCACCACGGCAACATTTCATATTCTGACACCATATCCCGGTACGGCGCTGTTTCGGACCCTCGATGGTGATGGGCGCATCCAGAGCAGTGACTGGGACTTGTATGATACCCGTCATGTGGTTTACCAGCCCAAGGGAATGACGGCAGACCAATTGAAAGCAGGGTATGACCTTGCTTACCGGGAGTTTTACCGGTGGGGCTCCATCCTTAAGGCAAGCAGCGCCCATTCGCTGTTTCCGAACCGTGTGCGGCATCTTATGTACGCGGGAGGGTGGAAGCGCTTTGAACCCCTTTGGAATGCAATGATCAAGTTTAAAGGCTTGATTTCAATGAGGGGAGTTCTGGAGTCGGTTCTGCTGACTGCGCAGCGGGAGGAGCAGGAGGTCGGGATCCGGCCTGGTCTAAAAGAAACGGAGGTTACGCCGGCGTCATGA
- the asd gene encoding aspartate-semialdehyde dehydrogenase has product MKVGIVGWRGMVGSVLMQRMQEEKDFSFGFEPVFFTTSQAGQPAPMNAGTLKKADDIEELKKLDIIITCQGGDYTKAVHPELRKQGWQGYWIDAASTLRMEDNAVIILDPVNRNVIDAALAKGQKDFIGGNCTVSLMLMGLGGLFRAGLVEWLTSMTYQAASGAGAPNMRELLSQMGVLHGVVAEELKNPASAILEIDRKVTTTLRDGSLPTKEFGFPLAGSVLPWIDREVEDGQSREEWKGYAETNKILGTSSPIPVDGICVRVGAMRCHSQALTIKLNKDIPIADIESLIKNDNQWVKFVPNTKAETLTGLTPTAVSGSLTVPVGRVRKMKMGPQYLSAFTCGDQLLWGAAEPLRRMLRILLEK; this is encoded by the coding sequence ATGAAAGTCGGAATTGTCGGTTGGCGCGGTATGGTTGGATCGGTCCTCATGCAGCGGATGCAGGAGGAAAAAGATTTCAGTTTCGGTTTCGAGCCGGTATTTTTTACCACCTCACAGGCCGGTCAGCCTGCCCCCATGAATGCCGGAACCCTGAAAAAGGCCGATGATATCGAGGAATTGAAAAAGCTCGATATTATCATCACCTGCCAGGGTGGTGATTACACCAAGGCCGTACACCCCGAGCTGCGCAAGCAGGGATGGCAGGGCTATTGGATAGACGCCGCCAGCACACTGCGTATGGAAGACAATGCGGTCATCATCCTCGACCCGGTAAACCGTAACGTCATAGACGCCGCCCTGGCCAAAGGGCAGAAGGATTTCATCGGCGGCAACTGCACCGTCAGCCTGATGCTCATGGGGCTTGGCGGGTTGTTTCGGGCAGGTCTGGTGGAGTGGCTCACCTCCATGACCTATCAGGCGGCAAGTGGTGCAGGCGCTCCCAATATGCGTGAGCTGTTAAGCCAGATGGGGGTTCTCCACGGCGTGGTTGCCGAGGAACTGAAAAACCCTGCTTCTGCAATCCTGGAGATCGACCGCAAGGTGACCACCACCCTGCGGGATGGCTCCTTGCCCACCAAGGAGTTCGGCTTTCCTCTGGCCGGAAGCGTTCTTCCCTGGATCGACCGGGAGGTGGAAGACGGGCAAAGCCGTGAGGAGTGGAAAGGTTATGCCGAGACCAACAAGATCCTCGGCACCTCTTCGCCGATCCCTGTAGATGGCATCTGTGTGCGGGTCGGCGCCATGCGCTGCCACAGCCAGGCCCTGACCATAAAGCTGAATAAGGATATACCCATTGCCGACATCGAGAGCTTGATCAAGAATGACAATCAGTGGGTAAAGTTTGTACCCAATACCAAGGCAGAGACGTTAACCGGACTGACTCCGACGGCGGTGTCCGGTTCGCTGACCGTCCCGGTCGGCCGGGTACGGAAGATGAAGATGGGCCCCCAATACCTGTCGGCCTTTACTTGTGGCGATCAGCTGTTGTGGGGGGCGGCGGAGCCGTTGCGGAGAATGCTCCGCATACTCCTCGAGAAATAA
- the leuB gene encoding 3-isopropylmalate dehydrogenase: MAKAFKVAVLPGDGIGPEVMAEALRVLDAVETKYDVKFERTHANVGGAGIDNEGKALPETTINICKAADAILFGSVGGPKWETLPPDEQPERGALLPLRKIFGLYANLRPAIIFPSLTGASSLKEEVIAGGFNVLVVRELTGGIYFSQPKGIEGQGRDRIGIDTMKYSVPEIERITHVAFQAARKRSKKVCSIDKANVLSSSVLWREVVTGIGKEYPDVELTHMYVDNGAMQLVRWPKQFDVLLCENMFGDILSDEAAMLTGSLGMLPSASLAEGTFGMYEPSGGSAPDIAGQGIANPIAQILSAGMMLRYSFGLVEAADAIDKAVAKVLDQGYRTRDIYQKKDGEKLVNTSEMGKAIIAAL; the protein is encoded by the coding sequence ATGGCAAAAGCTTTCAAAGTGGCAGTTCTGCCCGGTGATGGTATCGGCCCTGAGGTTATGGCCGAGGCGTTGCGGGTTCTGGACGCTGTCGAAACAAAATACGATGTGAAATTCGAGCGCACCCATGCCAACGTGGGGGGAGCCGGCATTGATAATGAGGGCAAGGCCCTCCCGGAAACTACCATCAATATCTGCAAGGCTGCCGATGCAATTCTTTTCGGTTCGGTGGGCGGCCCCAAATGGGAAACCCTGCCACCCGATGAGCAGCCGGAGCGGGGGGCATTGCTTCCTCTGCGCAAGATATTCGGGCTCTATGCCAATCTGCGTCCTGCCATCATTTTCCCATCCCTTACCGGTGCTTCATCACTTAAGGAAGAGGTGATTGCCGGCGGCTTCAACGTACTGGTGGTCCGTGAACTTACCGGCGGTATCTATTTTTCACAGCCAAAGGGAATCGAGGGTCAGGGACGCGACCGGATCGGCATCGATACCATGAAGTACAGCGTACCGGAGATCGAGCGCATTACCCATGTTGCTTTTCAGGCGGCTCGCAAGCGTTCAAAGAAGGTCTGCTCCATCGACAAGGCCAATGTTCTTTCTTCATCGGTTCTCTGGCGCGAGGTGGTGACCGGCATCGGCAAGGAATATCCCGATGTGGAGCTGACCCACATGTACGTAGACAACGGGGCCATGCAGCTGGTGCGCTGGCCCAAGCAGTTCGACGTCCTGCTTTGCGAAAACATGTTTGGCGATATCCTTTCCGATGAGGCCGCCATGCTGACTGGCTCCCTGGGGATGCTCCCCAGCGCTTCACTGGCAGAAGGGACCTTCGGCATGTATGAGCCATCCGGCGGCTCGGCACCTGATATTGCCGGTCAGGGCATTGCCAACCCCATTGCCCAGATCCTGTCGGCGGGCATGATGCTGCGCTATTCCTTCGGTTTGGTCGAGGCCGCCGATGCCATCGATAAGGCAGTGGCCAAAGTTCTCGACCAGGGCTACCGGACCAGGGACATCTATCAGAAAAAGGATGGCGAGAAGCTGGTCAACACCAGTGAGATGGGCAAGGCCATAATCGCTGCACTGTGA
- a CDS encoding aspartate-semialdehyde dehydrogenase yields MSKKWNIAIVGATGAVGAQMIECLEERDFPVGKIKYLASSRSAGEILEFKGKAVLVEELTHDSFDGIDIALFSAGGERSKEFCPSAAKAGAICIDNSSAWRMDADVPLVVPEVNAHAIAGYKKKGIIANPNCSTIQMVVALKPLHDHAQIKRIVVSTYQAVSGTGKKAIEELRVQVGELLNGRPANTEVYPHQIAFNCLPQIDSFCDNGYTKEEMKMVNETRKIMEADIKVTATAVRIPVFFGHSESINIETAKEISVATAMELIAAAPGCELVDDVAEGIYPMPVDAAGQDFVQVGRIRKDESIENGLNLWVVADNIRKGAATNAVQIAEILIEKYLK; encoded by the coding sequence ATGAGTAAAAAATGGAATATAGCCATTGTCGGCGCCACCGGCGCGGTTGGCGCCCAGATGATCGAGTGTCTTGAGGAGCGTGATTTCCCGGTAGGGAAGATAAAATATCTGGCCAGCAGCCGCAGTGCGGGAGAAATACTGGAATTTAAGGGCAAGGCGGTCCTGGTGGAGGAATTGACCCATGATTCTTTCGACGGCATTGATATCGCGCTCTTTTCCGCAGGAGGGGAGCGTTCCAAAGAGTTTTGCCCCTCTGCTGCCAAAGCCGGGGCAATCTGCATCGATAATTCAAGCGCCTGGCGCATGGACGCGGATGTGCCTCTGGTGGTGCCGGAGGTGAATGCCCACGCCATTGCCGGGTACAAGAAGAAAGGGATTATCGCCAATCCCAACTGTTCCACCATCCAGATGGTGGTAGCTCTCAAACCCCTCCATGACCATGCCCAGATCAAGCGCATCGTCGTTTCCACCTATCAGGCCGTTTCCGGTACCGGCAAGAAAGCCATTGAAGAACTGCGTGTCCAAGTGGGAGAGCTTCTCAATGGCCGTCCTGCCAACACCGAAGTTTACCCCCATCAGATTGCCTTCAACTGTCTGCCCCAGATCGATTCCTTCTGCGATAACGGTTACACCAAGGAAGAGATGAAGATGGTCAATGAAACGCGCAAGATAATGGAAGCCGACATCAAGGTTACTGCGACTGCGGTGCGGATTCCCGTTTTCTTCGGCCACTCCGAATCGATCAATATTGAGACAGCGAAGGAGATTTCTGTTGCGACGGCCATGGAGCTGATCGCTGCGGCACCGGGCTGTGAGCTGGTTGATGACGTTGCAGAAGGTATATATCCCATGCCTGTTGATGCAGCCGGGCAGGATTTTGTCCAGGTCGGGCGGATTCGCAAGGATGAATCTATCGAAAATGGCCTGAACCTGTGGGTGGTAGCGGACAATATCCGCAAAGGGGCGGCCACCAATGCGGTGCAGATTGCGGAGATTCTCATCGAGAAGTACCTTAAATAG